In one window of Microplitis demolitor isolate Queensland-Clemson2020A chromosome 4, iyMicDemo2.1a, whole genome shotgun sequence DNA:
- the LOC103572873 gene encoding methyl farnesoate epoxidase-like → MCILLLFLLIMLMSAFLILNCLKPYKFPPGPKWLPFIGCILELQKRKKKSGYTYLVFNELTEKYGQILGLKLGCQKFVVVSGNNLIRKTLMISEFHGRPDGFFFRVRAFGKRKGIVFADGPLWYRSKRNTIKYISHFGFGHGLGNKYLKEEAEMLICHLKKKTLNGTKMIEMNKVFDIAVLNSLWILLAGKRFSYDDSKVENILATVHEAFKSNDTLGGIISHFPFLRFIIPELSGYTSLMKVLHTLWNFIDDEIENHLKEFQFNQPANNFIDAYLLESYDANSKQCLFDRKELIVICLDLFMAGSKTTIDSLTAIFALVFHHPDWMKTLRSDLDTAVGHSIPTLDHIPVLPRIEAFLSEAMRVLVLTPLGLPHRTTENVSLEGYHIPKDTVILFNLHSANNDESCWEKPEEFRPDRFLDENGRYHRRNEFIPFGLGKRRCLGEIMAKSLIFLFFTNVLHNFDLEIPKGHKLPPLDGIDGFLISPRPYFTNFMF, encoded by the exons ATGTGTATTTTActcttgtttttattaatcatgtTAATGAGtgcttttttaattctaaattgCCTAAAACCTTACAAATTTCCACcag GTCCAAAATGGTTACCATTTATTGGTTGTATTCTTGAActtcaaaaaagaaaaaaaaaatccggttATACTTATCttgtttttaatgaattgaCTGAAAAATATGGCCAAATATTAGGATTAAAACTCGGTTGTCAAAAGTTTGTAGTTGTGTcaggtaataatttaataagaaaaaccCTCATGATATCTGAGTTCCATGGAAGACCTGATGGTTTTTTCTTCCGAGTTCGAGCATTTGGAAAAAGGAAAGGTATCGTATTTGCAGACGGTCCACTTTGGTATCGAAGCAAACGTAAtacgataaaatatatatcacacTTTGGATTCGGACATGGTTTaggcaataaatatttaaaagaagaaGCAGAAATGTTAATCTgtcatttaaagaaaaaaactctAAATGGCACTAAAATGATcgaaatgaataaagtttttgatATTGCTGTCCTTAATTCCTTATGGATTTTACTTGCAGGAAAACGATTTTCTTATGACGATTctaaagttgaaaatattttagccACTGTTCATGAAGCTTTCAA atcgAATGATACTTTGGGAGGAATTATTTCTCATTTTCCGTTTCTTCGATTCATTATTCCAGAATTATCAGGCTACACTAGTCTTATGAAAGTTCTTCATACGCTTTGGAACTTTATCGAtgatgaaatagaaaatcattTGAAAGAATTCCAGTTTAATCAACctgcaaataattttattgatgctTATCTTCTCGAATCATATGATGCAAATTCTAAACAATGTTTGTTCGATC gtaaagaattaattgtaatttgcTTGGATCTTTTCATGGCTGGTTCAAAAACAACAATTGATTCTTTAACAGCTATATTTGCACTTGTCTTTCATCATCCAGATTGGATGAAAACTTTAAGGAGTGATCTTGACACTGCTGTTGGGCATAGTATACCAACACTCGATCATATTCCAGTATTGCCTCGTATTGAAGCGTTTTTGTCCGAG GCAATGAGAGTACTAGTTCTTACACCTTTAGGCCTTCCTCACAGAACAACAGAAAATGTTTCGTTAGAAGGTTATCACATTCCGAAA GATACTGTTATTCTCTTCAATCTGCACAGCGCAAATAACGATGAATCGTGTTGGGAAAAACCAGAAGAATTTCGTCCTGACCGGTTTCTTGATGAAAACGGACGATATCATCGtagaaatgaatttattcCATTCGGATTAG gAAAACGAAGATGTTTAGGGGAAATTATGGcgaaatcattaatttttttgttttttaccaATGTACTTCATAATTTTGATCTGGAAATACCAAAAGGACATAAATTACCACCATTAGATGGTATTGATGGTTTTCTTATATCTCCAAGaccttattttactaatttcat GTTTTAG
- the LOC103572871 gene encoding uncharacterized protein LOC103572871, producing MKFRPRCTIAFVALLLQVALVSSKALQQNAGIIQNQWQNQQGNTEGIQKRYDPGADSGHDDHHDHGYWKKKLIWKPGWKKIWKPAQKQIWKPAWKKIWKPVWEPTQRAIWKEIQVPAWKKIWKPVWKEIQVPVWKEIQVPAWKKVWKPVWKPIKVPGWKEIQVPDWKKVWKPIWKEIQVPAWKEIQVPAWKKIWVPEWIKVGVPGEHNIGTDHSGWQYTSHDLWKKKLIWKPLWKKYWKPAKKQIWVPDKKLEWKEEWKQIWKPAKKQIWLDDKKLVWKEEWKQIWKPDKKLIWVPDKKLEWKEAWKQIWKTEKKQEWILDKKLAWKEAWKQIWVPAWKEIWVPDWKKIWKPVWISEWFPAEDHHHPHHGSGWEDRKDDVAEDQRQRLARQSQQFESQQQGLQQTQQVQQGPIPLASITADLVPPPSNQQTTWKLPSR from the exons atgaaatttcgcCCGAGATGCACA atTGCATTTGTGGCGCTACTGCTTCAAGTTGCCCTTGTTAGCAGTAAGGCGCTTCAACAAAATGCCGGGATTATACAGAACCAATGGCAGAATCAACAagg GAACACAGAGGGAATCCAAAAAAGATATGATCCGGGAGCAGATTCAGGACATGATGATCATCATGATCATGGATACTGGAAGAAAAAGTTAATCTGGAAACCTGGCTGGAAGAAAATTTGGAAACCAGCTCAAAAACAAATTTGGAAACCCGCATggaaaaaaatctggaaacCTGTTTGGGAGCCAACGCAACGAGCGATATGGAAAGAAATTCAAGTGCCggcttggaaaaaaatttggaagcCAGTTTGGAAAGAAATTCAAGTGCCTGTGTGGAAAGAAATTCAAGTTCCTGCATGGAAAAAAGTTTGGAAACCTGTGTGGAAACCAATTAAGGTACCTGGATGGAAAGAAATTCAAGTTCCAGACTGGAAAAAAGTGTGGAAGCCAATTTGGAAAGAAATCCAAGTGCCTGCATGGAAAGAAATTCAAGTGCCtgcatggaaaaaaatctGGGTTCCTGAGTGGATTAAAGTTGGAGTTCCTGGAGAGCATAACATTGGGACAGATCATAGCGGATGGCAGTATACAAGTCATGATCTTTGGAAGAAAAAACTAATTTGGAAACCCCTTTGGAAAAAATACTGGAAGCCagcaaaaaaacaaatttgggTACCAGACAAGAAACTCGAATGGAAGGAAGAATGGAAACAAATATGGAAACCggcaaaaaaacaaatttggtTAGACGATAAAAAACTTGTTTGGAAAGAAGAATGGAAACAAATTTGGAAGCCTGACAAGAAACTTATTTGGGTCCCAGACAAAAAACTTGAGTGGAAAGAAGCCTGGAAACAAATCTGGAAAACAGAAAAGAAACAGGAATGGATACTAGACAAAAAACTAGCTTGGAAAGAAGCCTGGAAGCAAATTTGGGTGCCTGCATGGAAGGAGATTTGGGTACcagattggaaaaaaatttggaaaccAGTTTGGATCTCAGAATGGTTTCCGGCAGAAGATCATCATCATCCTCATCATGGTAGTGGATGGGAAGATCGTAAGGATGATGTAGCTGAAGATCAAAGACAACGATTAGCTAGACAAAGTCAGCAATTCGAGTCACAGCAACAGGGTCTTCAACAAACTCAACAAGTACAACAAGGCCCTATTCCGCTTGCGTCTATTACCGCTGACTTGGTTCCTCCACCATCGAATCAACAAACAACTTGGAAATTGCCAAGTCgttaa